The following are encoded together in the Bradyrhizobium algeriense genome:
- a CDS encoding DUF6328 family protein, whose translation MDVESRLKTALDESRLLILGAQVLFGFQFEAVFQERFPDVSDAARHMHGAGLVLMLMSISLLIAPSLFHQIIFAGDSRVGAIATATTLAGISLLPLTVGLGISAFVALEHIFGRTFAIAAGSSFTAVGLALLYGLGFALRRDRKNQMQEMSNETSLKSKIEQMLTEARVIIPGGQALLGFQLIATFTKAFNELPDLFKYIHCAALCAVALAVILLMTPAAVHRLGFQGEDDPDFFEIGSRLVIAASIPLAIGIAADVAVVFFKTTDDTVIALSAGAIALVALLAFWLVYPIWHRARVSG comes from the coding sequence ATGGATGTCGAAAGCCGCCTGAAGACTGCGCTCGATGAATCGAGGCTCCTGATCCTCGGAGCCCAAGTGCTGTTCGGATTCCAGTTCGAGGCGGTTTTTCAGGAACGCTTTCCGGACGTCTCCGACGCAGCGCGGCATATGCATGGTGCGGGGCTTGTGCTGATGCTGATGAGCATCAGCCTCCTGATTGCCCCTTCGCTGTTTCATCAGATCATCTTCGCCGGCGACAGCCGGGTGGGAGCCATCGCAACGGCAACGACGCTGGCAGGCATCAGCCTGCTGCCGCTGACCGTCGGATTGGGCATCTCGGCCTTCGTGGCCCTCGAACATATTTTCGGCCGCACCTTCGCTATCGCCGCCGGCTCGTCATTTACCGCCGTCGGCCTGGCGCTGCTGTACGGCCTCGGCTTTGCGCTGAGACGGGATCGGAAGAACCAGATGCAGGAAATGTCCAACGAGACCTCGCTGAAATCCAAGATCGAGCAGATGCTGACGGAGGCCCGGGTCATCATCCCGGGCGGCCAGGCGCTTCTCGGGTTTCAACTGATCGCCACCTTCACGAAGGCGTTCAACGAGCTGCCGGACCTGTTCAAATATATCCATTGTGCCGCGCTGTGTGCGGTGGCGCTAGCCGTCATCCTCTTGATGACACCCGCCGCCGTTCACCGCCTGGGCTTTCAGGGCGAAGACGATCCGGATTTCTTCGAGATCGGCTCCCGTCTTGTGATCGCCGCCTCGATACCATTGGCCATCGGCATTGCCGCTGACGTCGCAGTGGTGTTCTTCAAGACCACCGACGATACGGTCATAGCGCTGAGCGCCGGCGCGATTGCGCTGGTCGCGTTGCTTGCGTTCTGGCTGGTTTATCCGATCTGGCACCGCGCTCGCGTTTCAGGATAG
- a CDS encoding PPC domain-containing DNA-binding protein: protein MKSKRIGADEQAQVHVIILDTGEEAFAVLTRFANEAGISAASLTAIGAFERATVGWFDIASKSYRKIEVNEQCEVLSAIGDIAVGDDGKPSLHVHIVLGLADGSTRGGHLLAGTVRPTLEVVLTEVPATLRRKKRPDLGIALIDLAAARG, encoded by the coding sequence ATGAAGAGCAAGCGCATCGGCGCCGACGAGCAGGCGCAGGTTCACGTCATCATTCTTGACACGGGCGAGGAGGCGTTTGCAGTGCTCACCCGCTTCGCCAATGAAGCAGGGATTTCCGCGGCCTCCCTGACCGCCATCGGCGCCTTCGAGCGGGCCACCGTCGGCTGGTTCGACATCGCCTCGAAGAGCTACCGCAAGATCGAGGTCAATGAGCAATGCGAGGTTCTCAGTGCGATCGGAGACATCGCCGTCGGCGATGACGGCAAGCCGAGCCTCCATGTCCACATCGTGCTGGGGCTCGCCGACGGCTCGACCCGCGGCGGCCACCTGCTGGCAGGCACGGTGAGGCCAACGCTCGAGGTGGTCCTGACCGAAGTCCCGGCAACACTTCGACGAAAGAAGCGGCCGGACCTCGGGATTGCGCTGATCGATCTTGCGGCTGCGCGCGGTTGA
- a CDS encoding ferritin-like domain-containing protein — protein MAEKDLNELFLDTLKDIYYAEKQILKALPKMAKAANSDKLRGAFEKHHDETEGHVERLEQIFELLGKAARGKKCDAIEGILDEGKEIMEEYADTPALDAGLLAAAQAVEHYEISRYGTLKAWAAKLNNPQAVKLIDQTLTEEKKTDETLTKIAETAVNYEAAA, from the coding sequence ATGGCTGAGAAGGATCTCAACGAACTATTTCTCGATACGCTCAAGGACATCTACTACGCCGAAAAGCAGATCCTGAAGGCGCTGCCGAAAATGGCGAAGGCCGCGAATTCGGACAAGCTGCGGGGCGCGTTCGAAAAGCACCATGATGAGACCGAGGGGCACGTCGAGCGCCTGGAACAGATATTCGAGCTGCTCGGCAAGGCTGCGCGCGGCAAGAAGTGCGATGCCATCGAGGGCATCCTCGATGAAGGCAAGGAGATCATGGAGGAGTATGCCGATACGCCTGCGCTCGATGCCGGCCTGCTGGCCGCAGCCCAGGCGGTCGAGCATTACGAGATTTCGCGCTACGGCACCCTGAAAGCCTGGGCGGCCAAGCTCAATAATCCGCAAGCTGTGAAGCTGATCGACCAGACTTTGACAGAAGAGAAGAAGACCGACGAAACCCTGACCAAGATCGCGGAGACCGCTGTCAACTATGAGGCCGCGGCGTAA
- a CDS encoding phosphatase PAP2 family protein — protein MMALFPIRPTQADIEIAERISDHTRPEVEQIAKILTWGADEHVVCALAAGWWLYCRHRSARHRTDSNHILLTTVAATLLPHLLKSIFDQRRPDRLMVRGHLHGVPFSGKPLDAFPSGHAIHVGALASAAAVLPPAQRSLAWSIGAGLVLTRIVLLAHWTSDVIAGLAIGAAVERLLRRWTGFGLSHR, from the coding sequence ATGATGGCGCTGTTTCCGATACGGCCAACTCAGGCCGACATCGAAATCGCGGAACGGATTTCGGATCACACCCGTCCGGAAGTCGAACAGATTGCCAAGATCCTCACCTGGGGCGCCGACGAGCACGTCGTTTGCGCGCTCGCCGCAGGCTGGTGGCTCTACTGCAGGCATCGAAGCGCGCGCCATCGCACCGACAGCAACCATATCCTGCTGACGACGGTCGCCGCTACGCTTCTGCCGCATCTGTTGAAGTCGATCTTCGACCAGAGACGCCCCGACCGTCTGATGGTCCGCGGGCACCTTCACGGCGTGCCGTTTTCGGGAAAACCTCTCGACGCCTTTCCATCCGGCCATGCCATCCATGTCGGCGCGCTGGCATCGGCGGCCGCCGTGCTGCCGCCCGCGCAACGCAGCCTGGCCTGGTCGATCGGCGCGGGCCTGGTCCTGACGCGGATCGTTCTCTTGGCGCACTGGACCAGCGATGTGATCGCCGGCCTTGCGATCGGCGCTGCGGTCGAACGACTGCTCCGACGCTGGACGGGTTTCGGATTGTCGCACAGATAG